One Lycium ferocissimum isolate CSIRO_LF1 unplaced genomic scaffold, AGI_CSIRO_Lferr_CH_V1 ctg13310, whole genome shotgun sequence DNA window includes the following coding sequences:
- the LOC132042101 gene encoding uncharacterized protein LOC132042101: MALYEALYGRKCRSPAGWFEVGEANVFGPDLVHQAIEKVAYELELPLELQAVHPFFYVSMLRKCIGDPSRIVPVDYIQVTENLTYEEEPIAILDRQVHKLRNKDVASVKVLWRSKDREEMTCEAEAEMKS; the protein is encoded by the exons atggctctgtatgaagctttatatggcaGGAAGTGTAGGTCTCCCGccggatggtttgaagtcggagaaGCAAATGTATTCGGGCCAGACCTTGTTCATCAGGCCATTGAAAAG gtggcttatgaattggagCTGCCATTAGAACTGCAAGCGGTTCATCCATTTTTTTATGTGTCCATGCTGAggaaatgtattggagatccctCCAGAATTGTACCTGTTGACTATATACAAGTTACAGAAAATCTGACATACGAGGAAGAACCAATTGCTATTCTCGACCGACAAGTCCACAAACTcaggaataaagatgtggcttcagTAAAGGTTTTATGGAGAAGTAAagatagggaagagatgacgtGTGAAGCAGAAGCAGAaatgaagtccaa